In Tistrella mobilis, the genomic window TTTCCCGAAAGACGGAGGTCCATCCATGGAGGGACGCAAGGACAGCTTTCTGGGCGACCTGTTCCGCATCATCGTCGCGGTGATCCTGCCGCCGCTGGGCGTGCTGCTGGAGGTCGGCCTGACCAAGCACTTCTGGATCAACATCCTGCTGACGCTGCTCGGCTGGCTGCCCGGCATCATCCATGCGGTGTGGGTCATCAGCCGCCGCTGACATTGCCCGTCATGCAGAAAGGCCCCGGTCCTGGAAAAGGGCCGGGGCCTTTTTTCGGGCCTGAGTCTGTTCCTGGACCTGAGTCTGTTCCTGGGCCTCAGCCACAGGAGGCGTCACCACTCCGGATCGGGCAGATCCAGATAGGCGGCCCGCAGTGCCTCGGACCAGCGCTGGCGGATAGAAAGAAAATAGGGGTCGGTTTCGTCGATCCGTCGCTCCAGATCATATTCGAAAGTATCCGAGCGGATGACGGTCAGGTCGATCGGCATGCCGACCGACAGATTGCTGCGCAGCGTGCTGTCCATCGAGATCATGGCGAGCTTGATCGC contains:
- a CDS encoding YqaE/Pmp3 family membrane protein, producing MEGRKDSFLGDLFRIIVAVILPPLGVLLEVGLTKHFWINILLTLLGWLPGIIHAVWVISRR